CGTCGGAAAAGTACTGAAAATCCCTCGCGCCAGGATTCGAGGTGAGACAGAGGAAGAAGACCCCGCGCGTGGGGTCGGCAAGCAGCGGCTCCACCGCATCGCGGCCCAGATATGGACTGGCGGTGGTGGCGTCGAAGGCGAGCGTGGCGAAGATGGCGCGGGCGTACATGCGCATGGTATTGCCAATGTCGCCCCGCTTGGCATCGGCAATGGCCAGGCAGTCGGACGGGATGGCAGCCCTGAGCTGCTCCAAGGCCCGCCACCCGTCGAGGCCATAGGCCTCGAAGAAGGCAAAGTTCAGCTTGTAGGCCAAGGTCAGGTCGGCCGTCGCCTCGATGATGGCCCGGCCAAAGTCCACCATCGCCCCACACCCTCGTCCCAGGTGCGTGGGGAGCCGCTCCTGCTCGATGTCGAGACCGACACACAGCAGGCTGTCCTTCTGCCGGGCAAGATGTCGAAGACGTTGCACGAAGTTGGTCGCCATCCCTGTCGTCCCTCTTCCGAACGCGCCGCGTTGACTCTGGTTCCAAGTTAGCAGAATCGGCCCAAATA
The nucleotide sequence above comes from Calditrichota bacterium. Encoded proteins:
- the pyrF gene encoding orotidine-5'-phosphate decarboxylase, with amino-acid sequence MATNFVQRLRHLARQKDSLLCVGLDIEQERLPTHLGRGCGAMVDFGRAIIEATADLTLAYKLNFAFFEAYGLDGWRALEQLRAAIPSDCLAIADAKRGDIGNTMRMYARAIFATLAFDATTASPYLGRDAVEPLLADPTRGVFFLCLTSNPGARDFQYFSDGHQRLFEHTAATVASWNSAGNCGLVVGATHAEELAGVRALVPTLPLLIPGIGAQGGDLEMAVVHGTDAHGELALFNSSRGIIFKSSGRDFAQAARGEAQALREAINAARAPKRQPSA